In a genomic window of Stakelama saccharophila:
- a CDS encoding alpha-1,4-glucan--maltose-1-phosphate maltosyltransferase, whose translation MPLSAHRYISAPLDAIGSDGICRGGNLAGLARETGADAVLLSGRMSLFEAGIAQAVEPIRGSPDDLPPCTIEVDLSRFPLDHPLVVAHPEAFAVRRAGGARATVDPRRPMPAAGEALARLRAPDAVDRFGELLVERLDALASAGARGFRLLSPERLGVDVVRYLAEAFAGREITFLAGPLRDRASARRLGASGIDGLVTSFGRWDPGARWMTEEIEALRGTTALVAELSADHVRPEVALKVAPLLSEGLVVPLTWLASPDLREAATRAFADLDRLAEIRGEVREASAPDDPVTVIARGDRGDLRMAERIVVALINREETRPLPMPAPLLQPVGFPCSALSPLDGGTAPRELGEGDALLLRAECAPAVRRPQPPLRDPAAARNWPRLVVEDLSPSVAGGDFAVKRVAGDSVGVEATVFADGHEQLAAELQWRAADADAWHTAPMTPLPNDRWTASFVPDRLGAHEFRVEGWLDRFGGFRRDFRKKRDARVARPVDLQEGVALVEAVAGRSRGDLKKALQAVLADCAKADDEVRADLLLSDDLAKLVSRADDRPHAIRSPVQRLDAERLAARFSSWYELFPRSITPIPESGSRPRHGTFADVIDRLPAIRDMGFDTLYFPPIHPIGQTNRKGPNNTLTPGPDDPGSPYAIGSEAGGHEAIHPELGNFEDFDRLVAAAHEQGLEIALDFAIQCAPDHPWLKAHPGWFAWRPDGSMKYAENPPKKYQDIVNVDFYAPGAVPDLWLALRDIVLLWIEHGVKTFRVDNPHTKPLPFWEWMIADVRGKHPDVIFLAEAFTRPTMMYRLAKVGFSQSYTYFTWRDRKHELIEYVTELTTTAPREFYRPHFFVNTPDINPLYLQGSGRAGFRVRAVLAATLSGLFGVYSGFELCESAPLGPGKEEYLDSEKYEIRPRDYEAPGNIIADITLLNRLRRTWPALQTHLNTRFYQAYDDNIIWYGKPAADRRSIIMVMVNLDPHRPHECDFEVPLWEFGLADDGSVAVEDLAAGYRFTWHGKVQHIRIAPDEPFRLWRIVPERAS comes from the coding sequence TTGCCCCTATCCGCACATCGCTACATATCCGCGCCCCTTGATGCGATCGGTTCGGACGGCATCTGTCGCGGTGGCAACCTTGCCGGCCTGGCCCGCGAAACCGGCGCGGACGCGGTTCTCCTGAGCGGACGCATGTCGCTGTTCGAAGCGGGGATTGCGCAAGCCGTGGAACCGATCCGCGGCAGTCCCGACGACCTGCCGCCCTGCACGATCGAGGTCGATCTGAGCCGCTTTCCGCTCGACCATCCGCTCGTTGTCGCGCATCCGGAGGCCTTTGCGGTGCGCCGTGCCGGCGGCGCCCGCGCGACCGTCGATCCCCGGCGGCCCATGCCGGCAGCCGGGGAGGCGCTGGCGCGATTACGGGCGCCTGATGCTGTCGATCGTTTCGGCGAGCTACTGGTCGAGCGGCTGGACGCGCTGGCATCGGCCGGCGCCCGCGGCTTTCGGCTCCTGTCGCCCGAGCGGCTCGGCGTCGATGTGGTTCGCTATCTCGCAGAAGCCTTCGCAGGGCGTGAGATTACCTTCCTTGCAGGACCGTTGCGGGACCGCGCGAGCGCGCGGCGCCTGGGCGCATCGGGCATCGACGGCCTGGTTACGTCTTTCGGCCGATGGGATCCGGGCGCGCGCTGGATGACCGAGGAGATCGAGGCATTGCGCGGCACCACCGCGCTCGTCGCCGAACTCTCCGCCGACCATGTCCGGCCGGAGGTCGCGCTGAAGGTGGCGCCGCTTCTCTCCGAAGGACTGGTGGTGCCGCTGACATGGCTCGCCTCCCCCGATCTGCGCGAGGCCGCCACGCGTGCTTTTGCCGACCTTGACCGGCTTGCGGAAATACGCGGCGAGGTTCGCGAGGCCAGCGCTCCCGACGACCCCGTGACGGTGATCGCGCGCGGCGACCGAGGTGACTTGCGCATGGCGGAACGGATCGTCGTCGCCTTGATCAATCGCGAAGAGACGCGCCCCTTGCCGATGCCGGCGCCGCTGCTCCAGCCGGTCGGGTTCCCCTGCTCCGCCCTTTCCCCGCTCGATGGCGGAACGGCGCCGCGCGAACTCGGCGAGGGCGATGCGTTGCTGCTGCGCGCCGAATGTGCGCCCGCGGTCCGCCGGCCGCAGCCACCGCTCCGCGATCCTGCCGCCGCGCGCAACTGGCCCCGGCTCGTCGTGGAGGACCTGTCGCCAAGTGTCGCGGGCGGCGACTTCGCGGTGAAGCGCGTGGCCGGCGACTCCGTCGGTGTGGAGGCAACGGTCTTCGCCGACGGGCACGAGCAGCTCGCCGCTGAACTCCAGTGGCGCGCCGCCGATGCGGACGCATGGCATACGGCGCCTATGACGCCGCTTCCCAACGACCGCTGGACGGCGTCCTTCGTGCCCGACCGGCTCGGCGCACATGAATTCCGCGTCGAGGGTTGGCTCGACCGCTTCGGCGGCTTCCGGCGCGATTTCCGCAAGAAACGCGATGCGCGCGTAGCCCGGCCGGTCGACCTCCAGGAGGGCGTGGCGCTGGTTGAAGCCGTGGCCGGGCGCAGCAGGGGTGACCTGAAGAAGGCGCTGCAGGCGGTGCTGGCCGACTGCGCAAAAGCAGATGATGAGGTTCGGGCGGACCTGCTGCTTTCGGACGATCTCGCCAAGCTGGTGAGCCGGGCCGACGACCGCCCGCACGCGATCCGCTCGCCGGTGCAGCGGCTGGACGCAGAACGTCTCGCCGCCCGTTTTTCCAGTTGGTACGAACTTTTCCCGCGCTCCATCACCCCTATTCCGGAATCCGGCTCCAGGCCGCGCCACGGCACCTTCGCCGACGTGATCGATCGGTTGCCCGCCATCCGCGACATGGGCTTCGACACGCTCTATTTCCCGCCGATCCATCCGATCGGACAGACCAACCGCAAGGGTCCCAACAATACGCTGACACCGGGGCCGGACGATCCCGGCAGCCCCTATGCGATCGGCAGCGAAGCGGGCGGCCATGAGGCCATCCACCCAGAGCTTGGCAACTTCGAGGATTTCGACCGGCTCGTCGCCGCGGCGCATGAGCAGGGCCTGGAGATCGCCCTCGATTTCGCCATCCAGTGCGCGCCCGATCACCCCTGGCTGAAGGCGCATCCCGGCTGGTTTGCATGGCGCCCCGACGGCAGCATGAAATATGCCGAGAATCCGCCGAAGAAGTACCAGGACATCGTCAACGTCGATTTCTACGCCCCCGGCGCGGTGCCCGATCTGTGGCTGGCGCTGCGCGACATCGTGCTGCTGTGGATCGAGCACGGGGTGAAGACGTTCCGCGTCGACAATCCGCATACCAAGCCGCTGCCGTTCTGGGAATGGATGATCGCCGATGTGCGCGGCAAGCATCCCGATGTGATTTTCCTCGCCGAGGCCTTCACCCGGCCGACAATGATGTACCGCCTCGCCAAGGTCGGCTTTTCGCAAAGCTACACCTATTTCACCTGGCGCGATCGCAAGCACGAGCTCATCGAGTATGTCACCGAACTGACGACGACGGCGCCCAGGGAGTTTTACCGGCCGCACTTCTTCGTCAACACGCCCGACATCAATCCGTTGTACCTGCAAGGCTCGGGCCGCGCCGGGTTCCGCGTGCGCGCCGTGCTCGCCGCGACCCTTTCGGGACTGTTCGGCGTCTATTCGGGGTTCGAGCTGTGCGAGAGCGCCCCGCTGGGGCCGGGCAAGGAAGAATATCTCGACAGCGAGAAGTACGAGATCCGCCCGCGCGATTACGAAGCTCCGGGCAACATCATCGCCGACATCACGCTGCTCAATCGCCTGCGCCGCACCTGGCCGGCGCTTCAGACGCACCTCAATACGCGCTTCTACCAGGCGTATGATGACAATATCATCTGGTACGGAAAGCCCGCAGCCGACCGGCGGTCGATCATCATGGTGATGGTCAATCTCGATCCGCACCGCCCCCATGAATGCGATTTCGAGGTGCCGCTCTGGGAGTTCGGGCTGGCCGACGACGGCAGCGTCGCGGTCGAGGATCTCGCCGCCGGCTACCGCTTCACCTGGCACGGCAAGGTCCAGCATATCCGCATCGCGCCCGACGAGCCCTTCCGCCTCTGGCGGATCGTCCCGGAGCGCGCGTCGTGA
- a CDS encoding CRISPR-associated helicase/endonuclease Cas3: protein MWGAETIAQADDEGRDASDKFRRAAENWDVPIVVTTAVQFFESLYAARTSRCRKLHNLAKSAIILDEAQTLPTHLLRPCLAAIDELAGNYGASVVLCTATQPAVTEAKGFRDGLQIADDRELAPRPRELYDELRRTEVRHAGSVADARIAARFAEREQMLCIVNSRKHAQALFAEIAEMPGARHLTTLMCPAHRRAVLADIRDDLKEKRPVRLVATSLIEAGVDVDFPEVWRAEAGLDSIAQAAGRCDREGKLNRGEVVVFEAADHKSPAVFEQPRAAMRAAMRGHEADPLGLGAVETYFRELYWTKGDEALDAATLAGKPYPILPAIAERAVPPFDFPYRSIADAFRMIDDVMDPVIVPWRGGDGRDEVSGLLDQLRMAERPPGDVLRRLQQFTVSIPTKARAAMLASGAVQAVLPAYGDRFVHLVSDSLYSEATGLSLDPFGMDARAGVF from the coding sequence ATGTGGGGGGCCGAAACCATCGCACAGGCGGACGACGAAGGGCGCGATGCCTCCGACAAGTTCCGCCGCGCGGCGGAAAACTGGGACGTGCCGATCGTGGTTACCACCGCGGTCCAGTTCTTCGAAAGTCTGTATGCCGCCCGCACCTCGCGCTGCCGCAAGCTCCACAACCTGGCGAAGAGCGCGATCATCCTCGACGAAGCGCAGACGCTTCCCACTCATCTGCTGCGGCCCTGCTTGGCGGCGATCGACGAACTTGCCGGCAATTACGGTGCGAGCGTGGTCTTGTGTACGGCGACCCAGCCGGCGGTGACGGAGGCGAAGGGCTTTCGGGACGGTTTACAGATCGCAGACGACCGCGAACTCGCGCCGCGCCCGCGCGAGCTTTACGACGAATTGCGCCGCACCGAGGTCCGGCACGCCGGAAGCGTCGCCGACGCCCGGATCGCGGCACGCTTCGCCGAGCGCGAGCAGATGCTGTGCATCGTCAACAGCCGCAAGCACGCCCAGGCCCTGTTCGCCGAGATCGCTGAGATGCCGGGCGCCCGCCATCTGACGACGTTGATGTGCCCCGCGCATCGCCGCGCGGTGCTGGCGGACATACGAGACGACCTTAAGGAAAAGCGGCCGGTGCGCCTTGTCGCCACGAGCCTGATCGAGGCGGGCGTCGATGTCGACTTTCCGGAGGTCTGGCGCGCCGAAGCGGGTCTCGATTCCATCGCGCAGGCGGCGGGACGGTGCGATCGTGAGGGCAAGCTGAACCGGGGTGAGGTCGTGGTGTTCGAGGCGGCGGATCACAAATCGCCGGCAGTGTTCGAGCAACCGAGAGCCGCGATGCGCGCCGCGATGCGCGGACATGAGGCCGACCCGCTTGGCCTCGGCGCGGTCGAGACCTATTTCCGCGAGCTTTATTGGACCAAGGGAGACGAGGCGCTCGATGCCGCGACGCTCGCCGGGAAGCCCTATCCGATCCTGCCGGCAATTGCGGAGCGCGCCGTGCCGCCCTTCGATTTTCCCTATCGCAGCATCGCCGACGCCTTTCGCATGATCGACGATGTCATGGACCCGGTGATCGTGCCGTGGCGCGGCGGCGATGGCCGGGACGAGGTGTCGGGTCTGCTCGACCAACTCCGAATGGCGGAGCGGCCACCCGGCGACGTTCTGCGGCGGTTGCAGCAGTTCACCGTTTCTATTCCGACCAAAGCGCGCGCGGCAATGCTGGCAAGCGGCGCGGTGCAAGCCGTGCTTCCCGCTTATGGCGACCGCTTCGTCCATCTGGTCAGCGACAGTCTCTACAGCGAAGCGACCGGGCTCTCGCTCGATCCATTCGGCATGGATGCGCGGGCGGGGGTGTTCTGA
- a CDS encoding DUF2934 domain-containing protein produces the protein MKDDTEQHIRDRAYQIWQEEGQPEGREHEHWARARTEIEDARPGAAKSGERRQRASSTRKTATKRAPAKRAGGRKRTTKA, from the coding sequence ATGAAAGACGATACCGAGCAGCATATTCGCGACCGCGCATATCAGATCTGGCAGGAGGAGGGGCAGCCCGAAGGCCGCGAGCATGAACACTGGGCCAGGGCGAGAACCGAAATCGAAGATGCGCGCCCCGGCGCGGCAAAGTCCGGGGAACGCAGGCAACGGGCGAGCAGCACCCGCAAAACAGCGACGAAAAGGGCGCCTGCCAAGCGCGCGGGCGGCCGGAAGCGCACGACCAAGGCCTAA
- a CDS encoding tyrosine-type recombinase/integrase — MGLDLSRVRERDELPSRREPYWQRIRPGCFLGYRPSAREGIGTWIARAYDEDKRAYRLKALGGFGDLPGRDRFSAAKEQAEAFVKIIEAGGEPEQKVETVEQACRRYADENDDAKGRFKRYVYSDPIAKLKLSKLRRHHLKAWRRRLEETPARVTRRKKGPQVTRPRAPSTINRDMSMLRAALNKVLAPGTPNTEAAWQEALKSIRNADRQRTLYLDRTQRRTLLDHIGSEAQPFFKALCLLPLRPGAVAQLTVADFDKRTSELSIGKDKSGKPRRILIPPAAAELFAAQAKGKSPTAPLMTRANGKPWDCSTWKDPIAKAVIAAKLPAGTTAYTLRHSTITDLVNDGLPLLTVAQISDTSAEMIERHYGHLCRHAAVEALAGLTL, encoded by the coding sequence ATGGGGCTAGACCTGAGCAGGGTGAGAGAGCGCGATGAACTGCCATCGCGCCGTGAGCCATATTGGCAGCGTATTCGACCAGGTTGTTTTCTGGGCTATCGGCCATCTGCTCGTGAAGGAATAGGAACATGGATTGCACGCGCCTATGACGAAGATAAGCGTGCCTACCGGTTAAAGGCGCTTGGGGGCTTCGGCGACCTTCCTGGACGCGATCGATTCTCCGCTGCCAAAGAGCAAGCCGAGGCCTTCGTCAAAATAATAGAAGCGGGCGGTGAGCCCGAGCAGAAGGTGGAGACGGTAGAACAGGCTTGCCGCAGATACGCCGACGAGAACGACGACGCCAAAGGGCGCTTCAAGCGCTATGTCTACAGTGATCCGATAGCCAAGCTGAAATTGTCGAAGCTGCGCCGCCACCATTTGAAAGCCTGGCGCCGGCGGCTGGAGGAAACGCCGGCGCGGGTCACCCGCCGCAAGAAGGGTCCCCAGGTGACCCGCCCTCGCGCGCCCTCGACGATAAACCGCGACATGTCGATGCTTCGGGCGGCGTTAAACAAGGTTCTGGCGCCCGGTACGCCAAACACGGAAGCAGCCTGGCAGGAAGCGCTGAAGTCCATCAGAAATGCCGATCGGCAGCGCACCCTCTATCTCGACCGCACGCAGCGCCGGACCCTGCTGGATCATATCGGCAGTGAAGCGCAGCCATTTTTCAAAGCGCTCTGTCTGCTTCCTTTGCGACCCGGGGCGGTTGCCCAGCTGACCGTGGCTGATTTTGACAAACGAACGTCGGAGTTGAGCATCGGAAAGGACAAGAGCGGGAAGCCGCGCCGCATTCTGATACCGCCCGCCGCCGCTGAACTATTTGCCGCGCAGGCAAAGGGTAAATCACCGACCGCGCCATTGATGACGCGGGCCAATGGCAAGCCTTGGGACTGTTCGACTTGGAAGGACCCGATTGCGAAAGCCGTGATTGCAGCCAAACTGCCCGCTGGCACGACCGCCTACACGTTACGGCACAGCACGATCACCGATCTCGTAAACGACGGTCTGCCGTTGCTGACCGTTGCGCAGATCAGCGACACGAGCGCGGAAATGATCGAACGCCATTACGGCCATCTCTGCCGACATGCGGCGGTCGAGGCGCTTGCTGGCCTTACGCTGTAA
- the cas8c gene encoding type I-C CRISPR-associated protein Cas8c/Csd1, translated as MTILQALSSYYDRMAARGEAERPGFSREKISFAVILARNGTVIDVVDVRDHTGKKPRPVLRDVPAAAGRTSGIKPYFLWDKTAYVLGATAGAGKRLAEEHQAFRDLHFELLADTDDAGLAALRFFLENWVPERFSEPPFSDDMLDTNIVFRLDGDVDDSGAPRFIHQRPAAAPLVAARTTAGETGRCLVTGEDVPIARLHPTIGGVDGAQSSGAALVSFNLDAFESWGRKQGDNAPTGETAAFRYGAALNRLLDRSSRHRLRIGDATTVFWADTSATDESHAAAAEDYFAILFGAADRGGDQDATEAVKLRDALEPLAAGRPVTTDLGELRPSTQLHVLGLAPNAARLAIRFWFTQSLGDLARNLAAHEADCRVEPLPWKTPPSINRLLVNTTAAQQKWDNIPPLLAGEVARAVLGGGRYPRSLLSAAIMRLRAGDDPARGWHAAAIRAVLERDKRRKLAREGAPMSLDREETNPAYRLGRLFAVLEAAQYGALGRVNATIRDRYFGAASATPASVFPLLLRGAQNHLATLRKERFEMGVSGTS; from the coding sequence ATGACCATCCTCCAGGCGCTGTCGAGCTATTACGATCGGATGGCGGCGCGGGGAGAGGCCGAACGGCCGGGGTTCAGCCGGGAAAAGATTAGTTTCGCGGTGATCCTTGCTCGAAACGGCACCGTCATTGATGTCGTCGATGTCCGGGATCACACGGGCAAGAAGCCCCGCCCGGTTCTTCGCGATGTGCCTGCCGCGGCCGGACGCACGAGCGGAATCAAACCCTATTTCCTGTGGGACAAAACGGCTTATGTGCTTGGAGCAACGGCCGGCGCCGGCAAGCGCCTCGCCGAGGAACATCAGGCGTTCCGCGATCTGCATTTCGAGCTTTTGGCCGACACCGACGATGCCGGCTTGGCAGCACTTCGGTTTTTCTTAGAGAATTGGGTGCCGGAACGCTTTTCGGAGCCGCCATTTTCCGACGACATGCTCGACACCAATATCGTCTTCCGGCTTGACGGCGACGTTGATGATAGCGGCGCACCTCGCTTCATTCACCAACGTCCGGCCGCCGCGCCGCTTGTCGCCGCCCGCACGACGGCCGGAGAAACCGGGCGTTGCCTGGTTACAGGCGAGGACGTGCCCATCGCGCGGCTGCATCCGACCATCGGGGGCGTCGACGGCGCGCAGAGTTCGGGTGCGGCGCTGGTCTCGTTCAATCTCGATGCTTTCGAATCCTGGGGGCGGAAACAGGGCGATAATGCGCCGACGGGTGAGACAGCAGCCTTCCGCTACGGCGCTGCGCTCAATCGCTTGCTCGATCGCAGCAGTCGGCACCGGCTCCGGATCGGCGATGCGACCACGGTGTTCTGGGCGGACACGTCCGCGACGGATGAAAGCCACGCAGCCGCGGCGGAGGACTATTTCGCGATACTGTTCGGCGCTGCCGATCGCGGTGGCGACCAGGACGCGACCGAAGCCGTCAAGCTGCGCGATGCGCTGGAACCGCTCGCGGCGGGGCGGCCGGTCACCACGGATCTGGGCGAACTTCGCCCCAGTACACAGCTTCATGTGCTCGGCCTTGCACCCAATGCGGCGCGCTTGGCGATCCGCTTCTGGTTTACACAAAGCCTCGGCGACCTCGCCCGCAATCTCGCCGCGCACGAAGCCGATTGCCGCGTCGAGCCGTTGCCGTGGAAGACTCCGCCCTCAATCAACCGCTTGTTGGTGAACACGACCGCCGCGCAGCAGAAATGGGACAATATCCCGCCGCTGCTCGCGGGCGAAGTCGCGCGCGCGGTGCTTGGCGGCGGGCGCTATCCGCGCAGCCTGTTGTCGGCGGCGATCATGCGGCTGCGCGCGGGCGACGACCCGGCGCGCGGCTGGCACGCCGCCGCGATCCGCGCGGTGCTGGAACGCGACAAGAGACGAAAGCTGGCAAGGGAAGGAGCCCCGATGAGCCTGGACAGAGAGGAGACGAACCCGGCCTATCGGCTCGGCCGGTTGTTCGCCGTGCTGGAAGCCGCACAATATGGCGCATTGGGCCGGGTCAACGCGACCATTCGCGACCGCTATTTCGGAGCGGCATCGGCGACGCCGGCAAGCGTGTTTCCGTTGCTGTTGCGCGGCGCGCAGAACCACCTCGCGACCTTGCGCAAGGAGCGCTTTGAAATGGGGGTTTCTGGCACATCCTGA
- the cas5c gene encoding type I-C CRISPR-associated protein Cas5c has product MTVGIRLHVWGERACFTRPEMKVERVSYDVMTPAAARGILEAIHWKPAIAWTVTRIHVLKPIRFQSFRRNEVSAKASERLAKSAMKAGTTAGVGIDVAATRQQRATTLLVDVGYVIEARFDMTAKAGAEDTPAKHISMFNRRAASGQCFHRPCLGTREFACDFRLIEDGASLPESTLPEAERNRDLGWMSYAPPYAPGQEATFFRAQLDDGVLEEKLVAEGLAA; this is encoded by the coding sequence ATGACCGTTGGCATCCGTCTGCACGTCTGGGGAGAGCGCGCCTGCTTTACGCGGCCCGAGATGAAGGTCGAGCGCGTTTCCTATGACGTGATGACGCCGGCGGCAGCGCGCGGTATCCTCGAAGCGATCCACTGGAAGCCGGCGATTGCGTGGACGGTGACGCGCATTCATGTGCTCAAGCCCATCCGCTTCCAGTCCTTTCGCCGCAACGAGGTCTCCGCCAAGGCCTCGGAACGGCTGGCCAAAAGCGCGATGAAAGCGGGCACCACCGCCGGGGTGGGCATCGACGTGGCTGCCACGCGGCAACAGCGCGCGACGACGCTGCTTGTCGATGTCGGCTATGTCATCGAGGCGCGCTTCGACATGACGGCCAAGGCCGGGGCGGAGGATACGCCCGCCAAACATATCAGCATGTTCAATCGCCGCGCCGCCAGCGGGCAGTGTTTTCACCGCCCCTGTCTCGGCACCCGCGAATTCGCCTGCGACTTCCGCCTGATCGAGGATGGCGCGTCGCTGCCCGAAAGCACGCTGCCCGAAGCCGAGCGCAACCGCGATCTCGGCTGGATGAGCTACGCACCGCCCTATGCGCCCGGCCAGGAAGCCACCTTCTTCCGTGCGCAGCTCGACGACGGCGTGCTGGAGGAAAAGCTGGTCGCCGAGGGATTGGCGGCATGA